The proteins below come from a single Thunnus thynnus chromosome 10, fThuThy2.1, whole genome shotgun sequence genomic window:
- the LOC137190937 gene encoding vitelline membrane outer layer protein 1 homolog, which produces MASLLTALAMLAVLSCGLCEEKTVLQRAGVAFNNREYASLLNVSNGEQFGDWTWPEMCPDKFFAVGFSVRVEPNQYGADDTALNGIRLICAKDGDRSFLYSVESHAGYFGDWSQPQYCPTGVLTSFQLRVEPHLGLFGDDTAANNIKFRCSSNPVLEGRGMDWGEYGHWSEECRDGGICGIETKMEEYQYGLDDSTLNDVHFHCCPRPQ; this is translated from the exons ATGGCAAGTCTGCTCACTGCTCTGGCCATGCTGGCCGTGTTGTCCTGTGGGTTGTGTGAGGAGAAGACCGTTTTGCAGCGAGCTGGTGTGGCCTTCAACAACAGAGAGTACGCATCTCTGCTTAATGTGAGCAACGGAGAACAATTTGGAGATTGGACCTGGCCTGAGATGTGTCCAGACAAGTTCTTCGCTGTTGGATTCAGTGTCAGG GTGGAGCCCAACCAGTACGGAGCGGATGACACTGCCCTGAACGGGATCCGCCTGATCTGCGCCAAAGACGGGGACAGAAGCTTCCTGTACTCTGTCGAGTCCCACGCTGGCTA CTTCGGTGACTGGTCCCAGCCCCAGTACTGCCCCACTGGTGTGCTCACCTCTTTCCAGCTTCGTGTGGAGCCCCATCTGGGTCTGTTTGGTGACGACACAGCCGCTAACAACATCAAGTTCCGCTGCAGCAGCAACCCAGTGCTGGAGGGGCGAGGCATGGACTGGGGAGAGTACGGCCACTGGAGCGAGGAATGTCGTGATGGAGGAATCTGTGGCATCGAGACCAAGATGGAGGAATACCAGTATGGCCTGGATGACTCCACCCTCAATGATGTGCACTTCCATTGCTGTCCAAGGCCTCAGTAG